The genomic window ACGGAACCCACAACAAGTGGGTTCACTTGTATTAAGATGCAATTTCAGAAAAAGACATTCATGCATTTATCATCTTTacagaatctgtgtgtgtggttcagagGGTTTAAAGCGTAGTTAAACCAGAAACACAAAAGCGTTACATATAAGAGAAGGAAAGCTTCTATATCTGTAGATACCTTTAGCTTGCACGACTTTACAAGACTGCACTCTGAGATGGTTGCATTACCAACGTTTACAAGAGCTCAGGCCAGAGCCCACACGACATGTCACGGAGCAATGTTGAAGCATACAGTAACTAGTCGGTTTGATAAGCACCATTTTATGTCATGAATGGTTCAACTACAACTAGGGTGCTGAATCAAGACATAATTCAGGGTAGTGTCAGAACTTGCCTGTTCTGTAGAAGGTACTGGGCGTTCTGGATCTGATCCTGGGTGCCAGTAATCGTGATTATGCGGTCCTCAGAACCTTCCAGAGGCTCATCGATCTTGATGGAGGCTCCTGACTCATGGCGGATCTGTTTGATCCGCTGGCCTCCCTTACCAATGATGGAGCCAGCCAGCTGTCGGTGGGGTACAGAGAAGAGCATGAACGGGGTCGGTaggaaagacaaaacaagcttGCGGAGAAACATTTTAAGCACTGGGAATACATGCgtcaagatgaaaaaaaaatatatatatatatatatatatatatatatatatatatatatatatatatatatgtacaatatgctCAAGAAAATATGAGTTCAAACAGTTTAGGAAAAGATGAATACAAGTCAAATTATTTAGTTACACTATAAGACTATTTAGGACGACTATGGGAGACAACATTATTGGTCATGCTGCACAAATAGAGGACgatgacacaaacacaggacgAAATGTAATTTATAGAGAGGATAATGAGTGCCGATGACATGTTCACAATAGCAATGTCGGGTTTTTGGTATTTGACACAAGGGTATAGTGGATGAGGTATGTAGCTGTCATTTACTCACATCTTTAGGGATCGTCACTTGTGTGGTGATGACGGGGCCACCCATGTCATTATAAGAGCCACGTCCGCCTGATGGAGGGGAAgggcaaacagacagacacggAAAAGAGAAAGTAAGTAGAGCGCTTCAAATCAATCCTCGGCTGCCAGCATTATCAGACATAGCTCAGCAAAAATGTCATATTATTCAGATAGATATATGGTGTAAAGACTCACCTGACGGGTAGCTATCCCAGGAGGAACTGTTCTCTGAGCAGGAAAGAAAGCAAGAAATCTCAATATAAACATTATGTCTGTGACATGTAtaaacaaaatcacacatttaaatacttgACTCAAACATGTGTCTCACACATTCTCAAAAGATCTTCTTCTGAGAGACTTTTAATTAGCTCTGCTAATAAAAATGTGCTGTAGACTAAGATACTTTAAAGAGACAATTCCCTGTCCAGATAAGTAAAATGTAATTCCAATGGAAATCACAATATTGTTGCAAACCAAAAGCCCCAACACCTAAATGTGAGCTGCAATGTCCTTCGAGCCACATTGACACTATACATTTAGTCATATTGGCCGTGAACAACACTTTCAGACTAAATGCCTGACATTAGTCtgctaaaaaacaaaacgccGACGGCTCCACAGCGAGACAAACTGACGGCCTTCAAACCACATTCATAAGGACACAGGAGAAATAAAACGGACTTAGTACTTACCATATCCTCCTCCACTCTGTAAAAAGCAAACATAAAAGGGTTACATACGGTACAGTTGATTCTCCTCATCTCTACAAATCCCAGATGAATGGACACAGGATTGTAAGCACAAATGTATGGACGACGCAGCAGCTTCGTCCATTAAGTAGACTCGACTAAAAGCCAAACAGTTTGCAGCCATAAGCcagactcctcctcccttccctccccccttcccttGCATCTCCATCAGCCCCCATTTTCACCTGCTATTCAACTGCTGCTGTCACCAGGGCAACAGGCAATTCAAAAAGCTGTTGCTGAGCAACGGCAGGCAGTATCCTGCTAGctctcagagagagagggagagagagaccttcCAGTCTGTCAACAAAGCGTTATTATTGCCTAGCAACCAACCATGGCCACCCCCATCCTCCCCACCCCCAacatcctccctctctttgcAGGAAAAACAGGCTGGCCATGAAAAGTACACAGTAAGAGGGCAATTATAGCTGATTTTCATGTGGTATCTCCGACTGTGGTGATTATGGCCATAATAACCGTGCAAAAACTAGCTTGAATGCGTGGCCAGCACTCAGatgagtgtgtgcacatgcatgagTGACCAGCTACACTTGTATCTTCAATAAACCACTATTATCATTACAGCACAATCACAGCATATTGACTAGATCTGGGAACAAGCAGTGTGCAAGCCTGAGAATACTGGCACCTAAGAACTGCATGAAAGGGTCACTAACCATGTTATCGCTATAGCGATCTGGTCTGCCTCTTCTGTCACTGCTGGTGATGAAATGATTGTggggagggtgggagggggaggggagagagagagagagagagataatggggtagaaagaaaaataaaatgcttaGAAAAAAAGCGTGACAAAATTCCAAAGGAAATTTCTGGTCTAGGtcaaactgcacacacacgctgagcAAGATTACAGTATAAACACATTTCCTCGCAGCCATCTTCCCACACAGTAACAGGAACAGCTCTGACAGTGTTATGGTGAGAGAAGTgacaggtggtggtggtgatgatcaGAGCCAAATGCTAGCaattttccccccaaaaaagagcgCACATAAAGGAATGTGCTGAAGGAATGGGTGTCCAGCTTTATCTGGTATTCTTGCTGTTCCTGGATATTACCGTCATGTCAAACTACAGCTGAACATAACTTAATACGACTTGTTGCTTTAGCATGACAGTTTCTCTGTCGCCACATTGTATTACACATTGGTATTATTAACTaggacttttttaaaaaaaaacatagcagATATAAACCCATTGTCATTATTAAGTGTCTTAGAAGAATGATCTAACATTTTTCTACaatcagatagatagatagatagaaagatatagTATTTTCTCTGAGAGTGGACAGCTGACACCAAACTAATGCCAGGTCATGATAGTCTTCTGGTTTTGGGTTGTAATGTAAAAGTCTGCCAGAATGTTGCATTAAAATGCAATTAAGACATAAAACAAACTGACGTCTCCAATTACAGGTCAGCATGCCGTTCTGCAGGAGACTCAAGTGACGAATATCAGCTTCATGACCATCATATACACCACCTACATTCTCTCAAACACTATGAGTGAATAGCAGATTGGATACTAACACAGGAAAGAGGCGTTTATACAATATTAGTATTGTTACCTacaaaaaagtgaaaagtgaaTTGGGATTATTGAGAATTACAGAATTAGGTAGGTAAGCAAACTGCAACAATAAAGTATTCACACAGGAAAAAAATGGGGACGTGTAGGAATACCTCAACTTAATTTAAATTCTTCATGTCCAAGTATTTGCTATTGGAAATTATGCTGAACACTAGTAAATGATCCTCACTAAGACCAAATGGTAAATACCACTCAATGGTATTAATGAGGATTTTTTGCTTCGTTGAATTGCCTTTACAGAGCACCTACCtataataaaagacaaataagTCACAAAAAAATGACAGAAGATCAACATTTCAAAGTATAGGATAAGTTAGGAGGTTTACTTACTTGGACCTGTCATCTGATCCACGGTACGAGTCATAGTAACGATCTTCTCTGTGGGCAAGATGACAAACACACTGTGATGAGCACATACAATGTATGGAACGATAACGTGAATACAAATGTTTCCAGAGGGGTGCATAGCGCGACACTACAGTACAAGCAGAATACTGGACCCAGTTTATCCTCTGAATTAAACAATGTAAAGCACTGAAGAAGGATTACGCGTTGTGTATGCAGATACAGAAGGAAACACGTGATCTGGAAGAGAAACTCTAAACAAGGCCTAGTATGTCGGAAATATCAAACACTTATAACTCAAGAGGTTAAAGTGACTAAAAAGGACTCAACTTCAAACCGACAAGTGGGATCATGAAGCCACTtggccgtaaaaaaaaaaactacatagacacaaacaattAAGGTTATACACAATCAGTGGCCTACGACTACAAAGCATTAATCCAAATCTCCGGACTGTATTTCACACTATGACTAAACTTTAATTACTCTGCTGTTCACATGCGTGTTGAACTGTGGGAGGGATCCGTACGGATTAGAAAAAGTGTACGAGAAGAGCAACAGCTGGTAGTTCATTTGTAATCATATCTTACCCTCCTCTGTGTGGGTGTCCCATGGGCATATTGCGTCCACGGCCGCTGCCCCTGCCAACCCTActtgggtgggggggtggaggaggacctCGGCGAGGGCTTATCTCCTCGTATTCCCGTCGGGAGGGAGGCATGGGTCCCCGCCCCCCTCTGCTAGAGGGCATTCGGTCAAACCCGCGGTCTCCACCGCTGGACCTGCCCCCACGCATGGGGAACCCTCCCATAAGCCTGCgacctcctcccctctcttcaaACACTACAGTGAAACCACCATATTCATAAGTTTCGTCGTAGAAGTTCGGGTCGTAGGGCTGTGCACGGCCCTTGATGGGAGCCTAAACAAGAAGGACAAATGCAGTTTACAAGAAAACAGGTGCGATGGGAATAAATGTGCAACTGTTAACAACGATACTGTATTCCTGacttaaaaataatacaattatatatatagaaaaaacaGCTGGAGGATGCATGACCCATGAACCCACTAGATTGTCCTCTACTTtgcaacattttatatttccaaCAATCA from Cyclopterus lumpus isolate fCycLum1 chromosome 9, fCycLum1.pri, whole genome shotgun sequence includes these protein-coding regions:
- the hnrnpk gene encoding heterogeneous nuclear ribonucleoprotein K isoform X3, translated to METEIEQQDDTSFGNTETNGKRPAEDADDQKSFKRSRNSDEMVELRILLQSKNAGAVIGKGGKNIKALRTDYNASVSVPDSSGPERILSISADIETVGEILLKIIPTLEEQYNGMDFDCELRLLIHQSLAGSIIGVKGAKIKELRENTKTSIKLFQECCPQSTDRVVLVGGKTERVVECIKTMLELIAEAPIKGRAQPYDPNFYDETYEYGGFTVVFEERGGGRRLMGGFPMRGGRSSGGDRGFDRMPSSRGGRGPMPPSRREYEEISPRRGPPPPPHPSRVGRGSGRGRNMPMGHPHRGGEDRYYDSYRGSDDRSNSDRRGRPDRYSDNMSGGGYENSSSWDSYPSGGRGSYNDMGGPVITTQVTIPKDLAGSIIGKGGQRIKQIRHESGASIKIDEPLEGSEDRIITITGTQDQIQNAQYLLQNSVKQYSGHLL
- the hnrnpk gene encoding heterogeneous nuclear ribonucleoprotein K isoform X2, producing METEIEQQDDTSFGNTETNGKRPAEDADDQKSFKRSRNSDEMVELRILLQSKNAGAVIGKGGKNIKALRTDYNASVSVPDSSGPERILSISADIETVGEILLKIIPTLEEYQQYNGMDFDCELRLLIHQSLAGSIIGVKGAKIKELRENTKTSIKLFQECCPQSTDRVVLVGGKTERVVECIKTMLELIAEAPIKGRAQPYDPNFYDETYEYGGFTVVFEERGGGRRLMGGFPMRGGRSSGGDRGFDRMPSSRGGRGPMPPSRREYEEISPRRGPPPPPHPSRVGRGSGRGRNMPMGHPHRGGEDRYYDSYRGSDDRSNDRRGRPDRYSDNMSGGGYENSSSWDSYPSGGRGSYNDMGGPVITTQVTIPKDLAGSIIGKGGQRIKQIRHESGASIKIDEPLEGSEDRIITITGTQDQIQNAQYLLQNSVKQYSGHLL
- the hnrnpk gene encoding heterogeneous nuclear ribonucleoprotein K isoform X1 is translated as METEIEQQDDTSFGNTETNGKRPAEDADDQKSFKRSRNSDEMVELRILLQSKNAGAVIGKGGKNIKALRTDYNASVSVPDSSGPERILSISADIETVGEILLKIIPTLEEYQQYNGMDFDCELRLLIHQSLAGSIIGVKGAKIKELRENTKTSIKLFQECCPQSTDRVVLVGGKTERVVECIKTMLELIAEAPIKGRAQPYDPNFYDETYEYGGFTVVFEERGGGRRLMGGFPMRGGRSSGGDRGFDRMPSSRGGRGPMPPSRREYEEISPRRGPPPPPHPSRVGRGSGRGRNMPMGHPHRGGEDRYYDSYRGSDDRSNSDRRGRPDRYSDNMSGGGYENSSSWDSYPSGGRGSYNDMGGPVITTQVTIPKDLAGSIIGKGGQRIKQIRHESGASIKIDEPLEGSEDRIITITGTQDQIQNAQYLLQNSVKQYSGHLL